The Virgibacillus phasianinus genome includes a window with the following:
- a CDS encoding IDEAL domain-containing protein: protein MKKQKIYYRYYRYDGKPLVAKREILYEFKLTSRLLLDELCFQWNKEKLEDAINSSIDKGDKENFLKLSQAYKHFIWE, encoded by the coding sequence ATGAAAAAGCAAAAAATTTATTATCGATATTATCGATATGATGGAAAGCCATTAGTAGCCAAACGGGAAATTCTATATGAGTTTAAGCTTACTTCTAGGTTATTACTGGATGAATTATGTTTTCAGTGGAATAAGGAAAAGCTTGAGGATGCCATTAATAGTTCTATTGATAAAGGGGATAAAGAGAACTTTCTAAAGTTAAGTCAAGCATATAAACATTTTATATGGGAATAG
- a CDS encoding cation diffusion facilitator family transporter, protein MTHTENLKKGERGAWISIFAYLILSVSKLIIAHFGNSEALRADGLNNSTDVIASIAVLIGLKISRKPADNDHHYGHYRAETVASLFAAFIMVSVGIQVIYDTLQKLWNGTIEQPDMLTAWTALAAAIIMFGVHRYNAGLAKKIESPSLHAAAQDNKSDALVSLGAFVGIIGAQFGLYWLDPVAGLLVGFIICKTAWDIFKDSTHTLTDGFDEKLLLKIKKSIARVDEVKQVKDIKGRIHGNQSFIDIVILVDPNLNVKESHDITVHIEKLLAQKHNVYYAHIHIEPYTGE, encoded by the coding sequence ATGACACATACAGAGAACTTGAAAAAAGGTGAGAGAGGTGCCTGGATCAGTATTTTTGCTTATCTAATCTTATCTGTAAGTAAACTCATCATAGCTCACTTCGGCAATTCGGAAGCATTAAGGGCGGACGGATTGAACAATTCAACAGACGTTATTGCATCGATAGCAGTATTAATTGGCCTTAAAATATCCAGAAAACCTGCGGATAATGACCATCATTACGGGCATTATCGGGCTGAGACGGTAGCATCCTTATTTGCTGCCTTTATAATGGTATCTGTAGGAATACAGGTAATTTACGATACGTTGCAAAAATTATGGAATGGGACAATTGAACAGCCAGACATGTTAACAGCCTGGACTGCACTTGCTGCGGCAATTATAATGTTTGGTGTTCACCGGTACAATGCAGGATTAGCCAAAAAAATAGAAAGCCCATCACTGCATGCAGCAGCACAGGATAACAAATCAGACGCCCTAGTGAGTTTAGGAGCTTTTGTTGGAATAATCGGTGCCCAATTTGGACTGTATTGGCTTGATCCTGTTGCGGGTTTACTTGTAGGTTTCATTATTTGTAAAACAGCGTGGGATATATTTAAGGATTCAACACACACACTTACAGATGGTTTTGATGAAAAACTTTTGCTGAAAATAAAAAAGAGCATTGCCAGGGTTGATGAAGTAAAACAGGTGAAGGATATAAAAGGGCGTATACATGGAAACCAATCTTTTATCGATATTGTCATTCTTGTTGATCCAAATCTTAACGTAAAAGAAAGCCACGACATAACAGTTCATATTGAAAAACTGCTTGCTCAAAAGCATAACGTCTATTATGCACACATTCATATTGAACCATATACAGGGGAATAA
- a CDS encoding bifunctional cystathionine gamma-lyase/homocysteine desulfhydrase — protein MRAKTKVIHGGITGDEQTGAVSVPIYQTSTYKQDQVGKHRGYEYSRTGNPTRHALETVISDLENGKSGFAFGSGMAAITSIMMLFNAEDHVIMTDDVYGGTYRLMTSVLNRFNLNHTYVDTSYKEKVEAAITNKTKAIYVETPTNPLLKITDIKEMAEIAKKHDLKLIVDNTFATPYWQQPIDLGADIVLHSATKYIGGHSDVVAGLVVVNSDQLAEDLHFIQNSAGGVLGPQDSWLLMRGIKTLALRMEAIEANTKKIISFLQDHEQVSTIYYPGIESHKGHNVASSQASGYGGMVSFDVGSGKLAQKVLEKVNYFTLAESLGAVESLISLPAQMTHASIPRERRLELGITDGLIRISVGIEDSEDLIEDLKQALEG, from the coding sequence ATGCGAGCAAAGACAAAAGTGATACATGGCGGAATAACTGGCGACGAGCAAACTGGCGCTGTTTCCGTACCGATTTACCAAACGAGTACGTATAAACAGGATCAGGTCGGAAAACATCGCGGATACGAGTATTCCAGAACTGGTAATCCAACCAGACATGCACTTGAAACCGTGATAAGTGATTTGGAAAATGGCAAATCCGGATTTGCTTTTGGATCAGGAATGGCTGCCATTACATCGATTATGATGCTGTTCAATGCCGAGGATCATGTTATCATGACTGACGATGTGTATGGTGGAACATACCGGTTGATGACAAGTGTATTAAACCGCTTCAACTTGAATCATACGTATGTGGATACTAGTTATAAAGAGAAAGTTGAAGCTGCAATTACCAACAAAACAAAAGCGATTTATGTAGAAACACCAACTAACCCTCTTTTGAAAATTACCGATATTAAAGAAATGGCGGAAATTGCCAAGAAGCATGATCTAAAGCTTATTGTTGATAACACATTCGCAACACCATATTGGCAGCAGCCAATTGATCTTGGCGCAGATATTGTTCTTCATAGTGCTACAAAATACATTGGCGGGCATAGTGACGTTGTAGCAGGATTAGTTGTTGTAAATTCGGATCAACTAGCAGAAGATCTTCATTTCATCCAAAATTCAGCTGGTGGAGTATTAGGGCCACAGGATTCCTGGTTACTAATGCGCGGAATAAAAACATTGGCATTGCGCATGGAAGCAATCGAGGCAAATACAAAGAAAATCATCTCCTTCTTGCAGGATCATGAGCAGGTCTCAACGATTTATTACCCCGGAATCGAAAGTCATAAAGGACATAATGTTGCATCAAGTCAAGCATCAGGCTATGGTGGCATGGTTTCGTTTGATGTAGGAAGCGGAAAACTGGCCCAAAAAGTCTTAGAGAAGGTAAACTACTTTACCTTGGCAGAAAGTCTTGGTGCGGTAGAAAGCCTGATTTCCTTACCAGCACAAATGACACATGCATCCATTCCACGTGAACGTCGTTTAGAACTCGGAATTACAGACGGACTAATCAGGATATCCGTCGGAATAGAAGACAGTGAGGATTTAATCGAGGACCTAAAACAGGCATTAGAAGGATAA
- a CDS encoding (S)-benzoin forming benzil reductase, whose protein sequence is MRYAIITGISRGLGESIAKYFLESGINVIGISRSGSTTLDKFAKSNNVGFTHFPCDLGNVAEIESTFEQISKEVFIEDATSVYLVNNAAVLDPINPSMDIKSAELAYHMQVNTIAPMVLTNLFLKAATENDITMVGVIVTSGAAQRPVYGWSAYCSSKASINRYTEIAALEQAELKTGNKIIAFNPGIMDTNMQETIRSSSKDSFKDVETFKDYKKNNALQDTDTVGGILVDILTDEGSIENGKIYNASDYF, encoded by the coding sequence ATGAGATACGCAATCATAACAGGGATTTCAAGGGGACTTGGTGAGTCGATAGCTAAATATTTTCTGGAATCCGGAATTAACGTAATAGGTATTTCAAGAAGTGGTTCAACCACGTTAGATAAATTTGCTAAATCAAACAATGTGGGCTTCACACATTTTCCATGTGATTTGGGTAATGTTGCGGAGATAGAAAGTACATTTGAACAGATAAGTAAAGAGGTTTTTATAGAAGATGCAACAAGTGTATATCTAGTGAATAATGCTGCAGTATTAGATCCAATTAACCCTTCAATGGATATCAAAAGCGCAGAGCTTGCCTATCATATGCAGGTCAATACCATTGCACCAATGGTTTTGACAAATTTATTTTTAAAAGCTGCTACAGAAAATGATATAACTATGGTTGGCGTTATCGTAACATCTGGTGCGGCGCAGCGTCCAGTGTATGGATGGAGCGCATATTGCAGTTCGAAAGCAAGTATAAACAGATATACGGAAATAGCTGCACTTGAGCAAGCTGAATTAAAAACAGGCAACAAAATAATTGCGTTTAATCCAGGTATTATGGATACAAATATGCAGGAAACCATCAGATCTTCCTCTAAAGATTCATTCAAAGATGTAGAAACCTTTAAAGATTACAAAAAAAATAATGCATTACAGGACACCGATACAGTTGGAGGTATATTAGTTGATATACTTACTGACGAGGGCAGCATTGAAAATGGAAAAATTTATAATGCAAGTGATTATTTCTAG
- a CDS encoding YjcZ family sporulation protein: MGYEEGGGGYGTSFALIVVLFILLIIIGTAYTGGGNGYGY, from the coding sequence ATGGGTTATGAAGAAGGTGGCGGCGGCTACGGCACTAGTTTCGCTTTGATCGTCGTATTGTTTATTTTGTTAATAATTATTGGTACTGCTTATACAGGTGGCGGCAACGGCTACGGATATTAA
- a CDS encoding AzlD domain-containing protein yields MILAIIIGMGLVTMIPRIIPAYIVDLIHFPDWLNRWLNAIPYAALGALIFPGILSVRPEHPHIGIIGGLVAIILAYVGLNVILVVIGAIAAVFVLSL; encoded by the coding sequence ATGATACTTGCCATCATTATTGGAATGGGACTTGTAACGATGATTCCAAGAATAATCCCGGCATATATTGTGGATCTGATCCATTTTCCTGATTGGTTAAATCGCTGGTTAAACGCAATTCCATACGCTGCACTTGGTGCCTTAATTTTTCCAGGCATTTTATCCGTTCGGCCCGAACATCCACACATTGGAATCATCGGTGGACTTGTCGCAATAATACTAGCATATGTAGGGCTGAATGTTATATTAGTGGTAATTGGTGCGATTGCAGCGGTATTTGTATTAAGTCTGTAG
- the map gene encoding type I methionyl aminopeptidase: MITRKSTREVEMMQEAGKLLVQTHKEIAKMIKPGITTMEIDTFVEKYLAKHGATPEQKGFSGYPYAICASVNDEICHGFPREEKLVDGDIVTIDMVVNLNGGLADSAWTYTVGNVDQVGRKLMDVAKKSLYKGIEKAQAGSRIGDIGHAIQSYAEGEGFSVVRDFTGHGIGPTIHEEPHIPHFGLPNKGTRLKEGMVITIEPMINEGSWESKMDSNNWTARTIDGGRSAQYEHTIVITKDGPLLITDQGEDR, encoded by the coding sequence ATGATTACACGAAAAAGTACACGAGAAGTTGAAATGATGCAAGAGGCAGGTAAATTATTAGTCCAAACACATAAGGAAATTGCCAAAATGATTAAACCGGGGATTACAACCATGGAAATTGACACCTTCGTTGAAAAGTATTTAGCAAAGCATGGAGCTACCCCTGAACAAAAGGGCTTTAGTGGATATCCATATGCCATTTGTGCATCTGTGAATGACGAGATCTGTCATGGCTTTCCAAGGGAAGAAAAGCTTGTGGACGGAGATATTGTAACAATTGATATGGTTGTTAATTTAAATGGTGGATTAGCTGACTCTGCATGGACATACACAGTAGGTAATGTTGATCAGGTAGGAAGAAAGCTGATGGATGTAGCTAAAAAGTCACTTTATAAAGGCATTGAAAAAGCCCAGGCAGGCAGCCGTATTGGTGATATTGGACATGCGATTCAATCCTATGCGGAGGGAGAAGGATTTTCAGTGGTCCGTGATTTCACCGGACATGGAATTGGCCCGACCATTCATGAAGAACCACATATCCCGCATTTTGGTTTACCAAATAAAGGCACTCGTTTAAAAGAAGGAATGGTTATTACAATTGAACCGATGATCAATGAAGGTTCATGGGAAAGTAAAATGGATTCAAATAATTGGACTGCACGCACGATTGATGGTGGACGGTCTGCACAATACGAGCATACCATTGTGATTACAAAGGATGGCCCATTATTAATAACAGACCAAGGTGAAGATAGGTAA
- a CDS encoding GNAT family N-acetyltransferase, which produces MMFQTRKAVYGDAEAIANIHINSWKSTYRDLINERDISNITFENRLALWETILTINNKEDQCTYVIHNEEKIVGFVNGGPERTKRFNYDSEIYTIYLLDEYQRLGLGAELLQTFAEDMKLKGNSSILVWVLKQNPSSKFYERYQAEPVGEEETTIGEGTYQETAYGWESIEQLLGLIQKNKS; this is translated from the coding sequence ATGATGTTCCAAACCAGAAAAGCAGTTTATGGTGATGCTGAAGCGATTGCCAATATTCATATCAATAGCTGGAAAAGTACATATAGAGACTTGATTAATGAGAGAGATATTTCAAATATTACGTTCGAAAATCGTTTGGCGTTATGGGAAACCATCTTAACAATAAATAATAAGGAAGATCAATGTACGTATGTGATTCATAACGAAGAAAAGATTGTTGGATTTGTAAATGGCGGGCCTGAACGGACTAAGCGATTTAATTATGACAGTGAAATATATACCATCTATCTTTTAGATGAATACCAGCGGTTAGGCCTTGGGGCCGAGTTATTACAAACCTTTGCTGAAGACATGAAACTAAAAGGAAATTCATCTATTCTTGTTTGGGTATTAAAACAGAATCCTTCAAGCAAGTTTTATGAAAGATACCAGGCAGAACCAGTGGGTGAGGAAGAAACAACCATTGGAGAAGGAACATATCAGGAAACCGCATATGGGTGGGAAAGTATTGAACAATTACTAGGTTTAATACAGAAAAATAAAAGTTAG
- a CDS encoding zinc dependent phospholipase C family protein yields MPNIWTHMFFCEDVVDTINNPTPFFQHETYMKLGAQGPDPFFYYKFWPWNKDESVSNIGMALHTKKCGAFLIDLIQAAAKMESHVKAYVFGFVTHHILDRNAHPYIHYRAGYEGNKHQELEVIIDTVIMEKFHNMKTWRAHVYKEIDVGYSLDKDIITLLHTRIEKHFPEVVKESDTYIQKSYRDMKLALRLLSDPYGWKNVVFKSLISSFSHQPIKTNIDYLNEDETTWHHPATNEVSSKSFLELYETGRAEGIEIMGEVLSYWDNPTKEKKLSLTQLIGNISYDTGKPLELGLINKYSDPIV; encoded by the coding sequence ATGCCGAATATATGGACCCATATGTTTTTTTGCGAAGATGTTGTGGATACAATCAATAATCCTACACCTTTCTTTCAGCATGAAACATATATGAAGTTAGGCGCACAAGGGCCTGATCCATTTTTTTATTATAAATTTTGGCCATGGAATAAGGATGAATCAGTAAGTAATATTGGTATGGCATTGCATACAAAGAAATGTGGTGCATTTTTGATTGATTTAATCCAGGCTGCAGCAAAAATGGAATCACATGTTAAGGCATATGTATTCGGATTTGTAACACATCATATTTTGGATCGAAATGCACATCCATATATCCATTACAGAGCAGGCTATGAAGGTAATAAACATCAGGAGCTTGAAGTAATAATTGATACGGTCATAATGGAAAAGTTTCATAATATGAAAACATGGAGAGCACACGTATATAAAGAGATAGATGTTGGGTATTCATTAGACAAAGATATTATCACTTTGCTGCATACGAGGATTGAAAAACATTTTCCTGAAGTAGTAAAAGAATCTGACACCTACATTCAAAAGTCCTATCGTGACATGAAGCTAGCCTTACGATTGTTATCTGACCCTTATGGCTGGAAAAATGTTGTATTTAAATCGCTTATTTCTTCCTTTTCCCATCAGCCGATAAAGACCAATATTGATTATTTAAATGAAGATGAAACAACCTGGCACCACCCCGCTACCAATGAAGTTTCATCTAAAAGCTTTTTGGAACTTTATGAAACGGGCCGTGCTGAAGGAATTGAAATTATGGGAGAAGTATTAAGCTACTGGGACAATCCCACAAAAGAAAAGAAATTATCTTTAACTCAATTAATCGGAAATATTTCTTATGACACAGGAAAGCCATTGGAACTTGGGCTTATAAATAAATATAGTGATCCTATTGTATAA
- a CDS encoding MFS transporter, whose product MKKKAVYSWMLYDFGNSAFSTTIMAAVLPVFYYDVAAVGLDNSLATSYWGYSQSIAVLIVAILAPFLGAVSDYSAAKKKFLRFFAFMGMIASIMLGFVGEGDYLFASLLLIIGTIGFSSANIFYDAFLPEIADEDNIDKVSSSGFAFGYFGGGILLAVNILMILKYDWFGIPNATAASQLSFASVGIWWFIFSIPLLKNIKEEKKHPIKRDKSYVLIGLTRVTTTFKDIKQYKQLLIFLLAFWMYNDGISTIIKMATIYGRDIGIDKNSLIAALLITQFVGVPFTFLFGYIAKKITAKKALLITLYIYIGIVILGYFMSTALHFYLLAVCVGFVQGGAQSLSRSIFGRMVPEDKHGEFFGFYGISSKFAAIFGPFLFALVGQLTGSSRLGIISLVVFFIVGIILLRFVNIEKGMMDAKKYTDYEEEVKIKPE is encoded by the coding sequence ATGAAAAAGAAGGCTGTTTATAGTTGGATGCTTTATGACTTTGGGAACTCAGCGTTTTCAACGACAATTATGGCAGCGGTGTTACCGGTGTTTTATTACGATGTTGCCGCAGTTGGCTTAGATAATTCCCTGGCAACAAGTTACTGGGGTTATTCCCAGTCTATTGCTGTACTGATCGTAGCCATTCTTGCTCCATTTCTTGGTGCCGTAAGTGATTATTCAGCCGCAAAGAAAAAGTTTCTCCGATTTTTTGCCTTTATGGGTATGATTGCAAGTATTATGCTAGGATTTGTTGGCGAGGGTGATTATCTATTTGCATCACTTCTGCTTATCATTGGTACGATTGGTTTCTCAAGTGCGAATATATTCTATGATGCGTTTTTGCCTGAGATTGCTGATGAGGATAATATTGATAAAGTTTCCTCAAGTGGATTTGCATTTGGTTACTTTGGCGGAGGGATATTGCTAGCAGTAAATATATTAATGATTTTGAAGTATGACTGGTTTGGAATCCCAAATGCAACAGCAGCAAGTCAATTATCATTTGCTTCCGTAGGTATTTGGTGGTTTATTTTTTCAATACCGCTTCTTAAAAATATCAAAGAAGAAAAGAAACACCCAATCAAACGTGATAAATCATACGTTTTGATTGGTTTAACCAGGGTCACAACAACATTTAAAGATATCAAGCAATATAAGCAATTATTAATTTTCTTGCTCGCATTTTGGATGTATAATGATGGAATTTCTACCATCATTAAAATGGCAACAATTTATGGTCGGGACATTGGAATCGACAAGAATTCATTAATCGCTGCATTATTAATTACTCAATTTGTTGGGGTTCCATTCACCTTTTTATTTGGTTATATAGCCAAGAAAATAACAGCAAAAAAGGCCTTGCTGATTACACTTTATATTTATATCGGAATTGTTATTTTAGGTTATTTCATGTCTACAGCACTTCACTTCTATTTATTGGCTGTTTGTGTTGGATTTGTGCAGGGTGGGGCGCAGTCATTGAGCCGGTCTATATTCGGCCGAATGGTTCCAGAAGATAAACACGGTGAATTCTTTGGTTTTTATGGTATATCGTCAAAGTTTGCTGCCATTTTTGGACCATTCCTATTTGCATTAGTCGGGCAGCTCACAGGATCAAGCAGGCTGGGGATTATTTCATTAGTAGTGTTCTTTATCGTTGGGATTATTTTACTGCGCTTTGTAAATATTGAAAAAGGTATGATGGATGCTAAAAAATACACGGATTATGAAGAAGAAGTCAAAATAAAACCTGAGTAA
- a CDS encoding dipeptidase → MSEQAIAYLTSHRAELLVKLNQFLSIPSVSTDSVHKKDILEAADFIVNYLKDLQFENVEQMDTGGHPLVYAEYNGAGPDAPTVLFYGHYDVQPVDPIDQWDSEPFKPEVRNGRLYARGSSDDKGQVFMHLAVFEAYLKTEGRLPVNVKVCIEGEEEIGSENLYRILHEQSEKFAADFAVISDSGMIAKNQPTILYGLKGFTGIEINVTGPDHDVHSGMYGGAIRNPIMALNHILASMKNIDEVVTVDGFYDDVEPLSDEERKLIDQVQGEDYQEATGVKETASEKGYTAKEHTMARPTFEINGMYGGYQGQGTKTIIPSSATAKITCRLVPGQDPEKVQQLLEDHVKSVAPAGVTVEVVKEKLSAKAYKVEPNHPLIEKAAKSYTKAFGKETVYVRMGGSIPVVEWFEAIYNIPIVLLGFGTPDDRLHSPNESFPLDSFDKGMETLVHYWSEIN, encoded by the coding sequence ATGAGTGAGCAAGCAATAGCTTATCTAACCAGCCATCGTGCTGAACTACTAGTGAAACTAAACCAATTTTTATCTATCCCAAGCGTTAGTACGGACAGTGTACATAAGAAAGATATTCTGGAAGCAGCAGATTTTATTGTGAATTACTTAAAGGATCTTCAGTTTGAAAATGTGGAACAAATGGATACAGGTGGACATCCTTTGGTCTACGCAGAATATAACGGGGCAGGTCCAGATGCGCCAACTGTGTTGTTTTATGGGCATTATGATGTCCAACCCGTTGATCCTATTGACCAGTGGGACAGTGAGCCATTTAAACCTGAAGTTCGAAATGGCCGTTTATATGCACGCGGCTCGAGTGATGATAAAGGCCAGGTTTTTATGCATTTGGCAGTGTTTGAGGCTTATCTGAAAACAGAGGGCAGATTGCCCGTCAATGTAAAGGTTTGCATCGAAGGGGAAGAAGAAATTGGCAGCGAGAATCTTTATCGCATTCTCCATGAACAGAGTGAAAAATTTGCTGCAGACTTTGCAGTAATTTCTGATTCAGGTATGATTGCTAAGAATCAGCCAACGATTTTGTATGGTTTAAAAGGATTTACCGGGATAGAAATTAATGTTACCGGACCTGACCATGATGTACATTCGGGCATGTATGGTGGTGCTATACGTAACCCAATAATGGCATTGAATCATATACTGGCATCTATGAAAAATATAGATGAAGTTGTTACGGTGGACGGCTTCTACGATGATGTAGAACCTCTATCAGACGAAGAACGGAAGCTGATTGATCAGGTACAGGGTGAAGATTACCAAGAAGCAACTGGGGTAAAGGAAACAGCTTCCGAAAAAGGTTATACAGCAAAAGAGCATACAATGGCACGTCCAACATTTGAAATCAACGGTATGTATGGCGGTTATCAAGGTCAAGGAACGAAAACAATCATTCCGTCATCGGCAACTGCTAAAATAACTTGTCGCCTTGTTCCGGGACAAGATCCAGAAAAAGTTCAGCAATTGTTGGAGGACCATGTGAAAAGTGTTGCGCCAGCTGGTGTAACGGTCGAAGTCGTAAAAGAGAAACTGTCAGCCAAAGCATATAAGGTGGAGCCAAATCACCCACTGATTGAGAAAGCCGCAAAAAGCTATACAAAAGCGTTTGGCAAAGAAACTGTTTATGTACGGATGGGCGGGTCTATTCCTGTTGTTGAATGGTTTGAAGCAATTTATAACATTCCAATTGTACTTTTAGGTTTTGGTACACCGGACGACCGATTACATTCACCAAATGAAAGCTTTCCACTGGACAGCTTTGATAAGGGAATGGAAACGCTTGTACATTATTGGAGCGAAATTAATTAA
- a CDS encoding cobalamin-binding protein encodes MRIVSICPSNTEIVAYLGKTELLVGVDNFSDWPKEVNHLPRVGPDLSIDMEKVASLQPDLVLASLSVPGMEKNIKELDDHGLPYIILNPNSLDEIESDIRKVGEVLQCPELGVQRAQVFHEEIDNFRQKAKNRKHTPTLYWEWWPKPVFTPGGVNWLTEISRLAGAENSFSDKEVASFQTDWEAVKERNPDHICMVWVGVKEEKMRPELVIKRPGWEQLKAIKSGNIHVLEESLYCRPSPRLLEGLRKLEKIITE; translated from the coding sequence ATGCGTATTGTGTCTATTTGTCCAAGTAATACTGAAATTGTAGCATACTTAGGAAAAACAGAGCTGCTGGTCGGTGTAGATAACTTTTCTGATTGGCCAAAAGAGGTAAACCATTTACCCAGGGTTGGACCCGATTTATCTATCGATATGGAAAAAGTCGCCAGTTTACAGCCAGACCTTGTTTTGGCGTCATTAAGTGTTCCAGGTATGGAAAAGAATATTAAAGAGCTTGATGATCATGGATTACCATATATTATTTTAAATCCAAATTCCCTGGATGAAATCGAATCAGATATCAGAAAGGTCGGAGAAGTGCTGCAATGCCCAGAATTAGGTGTACAACGAGCACAGGTATTTCATGAGGAAATAGATAACTTTCGGCAAAAGGCAAAAAACAGAAAGCATACACCTACCCTATACTGGGAATGGTGGCCAAAACCCGTATTTACGCCCGGGGGGGTTAATTGGCTTACCGAGATAAGCAGATTAGCAGGGGCTGAAAATAGTTTTAGCGATAAAGAAGTGGCAAGTTTTCAAACGGACTGGGAAGCAGTGAAAGAGCGAAATCCTGATCACATATGTATGGTATGGGTTGGTGTAAAAGAAGAAAAAATGCGTCCGGAACTTGTTATCAAGAGACCTGGCTGGGAACAGTTGAAAGCAATTAAATCAGGTAATATTCATGTGTTGGAAGAATCATTATATTGCAGGCCTTCACCACGGCTACTAGAAGGGTTACGCAAACTTGAAAAAATAATAACTGAGTAG
- a CDS encoding AzlC family ABC transporter permease, which produces METNSISKGGASPSILMIQKGIAVGFPIMLGYLPIAITYGVLAKQAGMTLTELTSMSIFVFAGASQFMAVNMVAAGAGVAEIIIATFVLNFRHFVMSLSFMNRLRGIGLKWKVPLSLGLTDETFAMSSLHPEEAKKNKGALFYTALILTAYFSWIMGSFLGGVLGEIIPAKLSQSMGIALYAMFVGLLIPSVKKEKRVGIIAIFAMLINALFSQFTSEGWAIVCGTVIGAASGIFLLKGDSK; this is translated from the coding sequence ATGGAGACAAATTCAATCAGTAAAGGTGGAGCATCTCCTTCCATTCTAATGATTCAAAAAGGGATCGCAGTTGGCTTTCCAATCATGCTTGGCTATTTGCCAATTGCAATTACATATGGAGTTCTCGCTAAGCAAGCGGGGATGACGCTGACAGAGCTGACGTCAATGAGTATTTTTGTATTTGCTGGAGCAAGCCAGTTTATGGCAGTCAATATGGTAGCTGCTGGTGCAGGTGTTGCAGAGATTATAATTGCTACTTTTGTATTGAACTTTCGCCATTTTGTTATGAGTTTATCGTTTATGAATCGTCTGCGCGGTATTGGACTAAAATGGAAAGTTCCTTTATCATTAGGTTTGACTGATGAGACTTTTGCAATGTCTTCGCTGCATCCAGAAGAAGCGAAAAAGAATAAAGGTGCACTATTTTATACTGCATTGATCCTAACTGCTTATTTTTCATGGATTATGGGTTCTTTTTTGGGAGGAGTATTGGGGGAGATTATTCCCGCGAAATTAAGTCAAAGTATGGGAATTGCTCTTTACGCCATGTTTGTAGGTTTATTAATTCCTTCTGTTAAAAAAGAAAAAAGAGTAGGGATAATTGCTATTTTTGCAATGCTAATCAATGCTTTATTTAGCCAGTTTACCAGTGAAGGCTGGGCGATTGTTTGCGGTACCGTCATCGGTGCGGCTAGTGGAATTTTCTTGCTTAAGGGGGATTCAAAATGA